One part of the Athene noctua chromosome Z, bAthNoc1.hap1.1, whole genome shotgun sequence genome encodes these proteins:
- the HAUS6 gene encoding HAUS augmin-like complex subunit 6 isoform X1, whose protein sequence is MDVEWERDHLWLYLLALGFSEEAYDSDSNLIADNVFPLEKNTDPVLRNQCSVWLNSVMDEDDLTQISRAIVSPDNPKYIQKLYLFVRHTMVKDMKLNSVGTDIPFDEAVELKPEDAYMAVARHRVAYSKLLQIFQREHFIIQEYERKAELLKKEINQIKSEYSVLQTRSSKMKQNDQSKNDKTERIQKVRSMWTLIMEILTSLKNEKEVVDFVLEGSVDQCILDGTNIVFSVPQLLAHRLESDIHQTCTGNLYEAEKLNFLTVIQLLNEALRTLRDEHCQFNLCVVTEDSIKSFNELLQRLEAKSLKLEEQRCVSSGSISKKQEDWEVKWKNYLGLCPFNLILDQNEELHLSRASPPLSFNLAEEDEDGAPYQHVVSVSDACDSIHEVCYAKGGEALEALMDKSTSPSRWISSVPLELSKASENRDVLIEKNLHIETCKGEKMPVSPKISKNGKNESTISEMWQNAGDHVIETESAVKKEDPFKKTGDELAEEVVKTVISGLPQSGEGKGMALEDIISSVFSNPFLTRNEIPRTPENLLTEIRSSWRKAIQTEGSSDIELAPTEVMIEAPMDAGPIMQEVADSRFVCMAPDFDPLLSEGESQLSSVEFGPQEQMGISHVIESPASETPEMQESERNKTQELKYIVLNRSSVDNPEKPTLQYVKSSMNTPDICSEDSSRTNVLPSGHIQGSIMNSMQHWNVYPPLSSTSPKAGQSGILDETFPEELGDFSFNKSASSELDFDLIDSMYLAGGSENKGDIKKSKLDLQSSFNTCEVLKMSESRSEEELHQTPNGDEFVGCRSDLSLAPEKRGKWELCSPPELFSLDEEFTKMPSPQSHNERKYSLSSLLVSCQNLEKMASMVNEIPPDLIRKLKDKDN, encoded by the exons GATGAAGACGATCTTACTCAGATTTCACGGGCAATTGTTTCTCCTGATAATCCTAAATATAttcaaaaattgtatttgtttGTGAGACACACAATGGTTAAGGACATGAAGCTGAACTCTGTAG GCACTGATATACCTTTTGATGAAGCTGTAGAGTTGAAACCTGAGGATGCGTACATGGCAGTTGCAAGACATAGAGTTGCATATAGTAAACTGCTGCAAATTTTTCAAAGGGAACATTTTATAATTCAGGAATATGAGAGAAAAGCAGA gctattaaagaaagaaataaaccagaTAAAGTCTGAATATTCAGTCCTGCAGACGAGGTCTTCCAA GATGAAACAAAATGACCAAAGCAAAAATGATAAAACTGAAAGAATTCAAAAG GTCCGCAGTATGTGGACACTTATAATGGAAATTCTTACATCTctcaaaaatgaaaaggaagttgTGGATTTTGTACTTGAAGGTTCTGTTGATCAGTGCATTTTAGATGGAACTAACATTGTTTTCAGTGTTCCACAACTGTTGGCTCACAGACTTGAAAGTGACATACACCAA ACTTGTACAGGAAATTTATATGAAGctgaaaaactgaatttcttAACAGTCATTCAGTTATTAAATGAAGCCCTGAGGACATTGAGAGATGAACACTGTCAATTTAACCTATGTGTGGTCACTGAGGATAGTATTAAGTCCTTCAATGAGTTACTACAGCGTTTGGAAGCAAAGAG CCTAAAACTAGAGGAACAACGCTGTGTGTCGAGTGGATCTATTTCTAAAAAACAGGAAGACTGGGAAGTGAAGTGGAAAAACTATCTTGGCCTGTGTCCTTTTAATTTAATCTTAGATCAGAATGAG gaacTGCATTTGTCAAGAGCTTCGCCACCCCTTTCTTTTAATCTTGCAGAAGAAGATGAGGATGGTGCCCCTTACCAACACGTAGTATCAGTTTCAG ATGCATGTGACTCTATTCATGAAGTATGTTATGCAAAAGGTGGTGAGGCATTGGAAGCTCTGATGGATAAGTCAACATCACCATCAAGATG GATCTCTTCAGTGCCTTTGGAGTTGtcaaaagcatctgaaaacagAGATGTGTTAATTGAAAAG AACCTGCATATTGAAACttgcaagggagaaaaaatgcCTGTGAGTCCAAAGATCTcaaaaaatggaaagaatgagTCTACCATTTCAGAAATGTGGCAGAATGCAGGTGATCATGTTATCGAGACAGAGTCTGCTGTCAAAAAAGAAGACCCTTTCAAGAAAACTGGAGATGAACTGGCAGAAGAG GTTGTAAAAACAGTGATATCTGGGTTGCCTCAGAGTGGCGAAGGAAAAGGAATGGCATTAGAAGATATCATTAGCTCAGTGTTTTCTAACCCATTTTTAACAAGAAACGAAATTCCTCGAACTCCAGAAAATCTGC TTACTGAAATTAGAAGCTCATGGAGAAAAGCTATTCAGACTGAGGGCTCATCAGACATAGAGCTGGCCCCAACTGAAGTAATGATAGAAGCTCCAATGGATGCTGGACCTATAATGCAGGAGGTGGCAGACTCTAGATTTGTGTGCATGGCCCCTGACTTTGATCCTCTCTTGTCAGAAGGGGAGTCCCAGTTGAGTTCTGTAGAATTTGGACCTCAAGAGCAGATGGGGATAAGTCATGTCATTGAGTCTCCAGCTTCGGAAACACCTGAAATGCAAGAGagtgagagaaataaaacacaagaattaaaatacattgttttgaaCAGAAGTTCTGTAGACAATCCAGAAAAGCCTACACTTCAGTATGTAAAGAGCAGCATGAATACTCCAGATATTTGTTCAGAAGACAGTAGCAGAACAAATGTTCTACCTTCAGGCCACATTCAGGGTTCTATAATGAATAGTATGCAGCACTGGAATGTATATCCACCATTAAGTTCTACCAGTCCTAAAGCTGGCCAGTCGGGCATATTGGATGAGACATTTCCAGAAGAACTTGGTGACTTCAGTTTCAACAAATCTGCAAGCTCAGAGCTTGATTTTGATTTAATAGACAGCATGTACTTAGCAGGTGGTTCAGAAAATAAGGGGGATATTAAAAAATCAAAGCTAGATCTACAGTCCTCATTCAACACATGCGAAGTGCTGAAAATGTCTGAATCTAGAAGTGAAGAAGAGCTTCATCAAACTCCTAATGGGGATGAATTTGTAGGTTGTAGATCAGACCTAAGCCTTGCAccagaaaaaagaggaaaatgggaaTTGTGCAGTCCTCCAGAACTCTTCTCACTGGATGAAGAATTTACCAAAATGCCATCGCCACAATCTCATAATGAGAGAAAATATTCCCTTTCATCTTTACTGGTATCCTGTCAAAATCTGGAGAAAATGGCATCAATGGTAAACGAAATCCCACCAGACTTAATACGTAAATTGAAGG aTAAAGATAATTGA
- the HAUS6 gene encoding HAUS augmin-like complex subunit 6 isoform X2: MAVARHRVAYSKLLQIFQREHFIIQEYERKAELLKKEINQIKSEYSVLQTRSSKMKQNDQSKNDKTERIQKVRSMWTLIMEILTSLKNEKEVVDFVLEGSVDQCILDGTNIVFSVPQLLAHRLESDIHQTCTGNLYEAEKLNFLTVIQLLNEALRTLRDEHCQFNLCVVTEDSIKSFNELLQRLEAKSLKLEEQRCVSSGSISKKQEDWEVKWKNYLGLCPFNLILDQNEELHLSRASPPLSFNLAEEDEDGAPYQHVVSVSDACDSIHEVCYAKGGEALEALMDKSTSPSRWISSVPLELSKASENRDVLIEKNLHIETCKGEKMPVSPKISKNGKNESTISEMWQNAGDHVIETESAVKKEDPFKKTGDELAEEVVKTVISGLPQSGEGKGMALEDIISSVFSNPFLTRNEIPRTPENLLTEIRSSWRKAIQTEGSSDIELAPTEVMIEAPMDAGPIMQEVADSRFVCMAPDFDPLLSEGESQLSSVEFGPQEQMGISHVIESPASETPEMQESERNKTQELKYIVLNRSSVDNPEKPTLQYVKSSMNTPDICSEDSSRTNVLPSGHIQGSIMNSMQHWNVYPPLSSTSPKAGQSGILDETFPEELGDFSFNKSASSELDFDLIDSMYLAGGSENKGDIKKSKLDLQSSFNTCEVLKMSESRSEEELHQTPNGDEFVGCRSDLSLAPEKRGKWELCSPPELFSLDEEFTKMPSPQSHNERKYSLSSLLVSCQNLEKMASMVNEIPPDLIRKLKDKDN; this comes from the exons ATGGCAGTTGCAAGACATAGAGTTGCATATAGTAAACTGCTGCAAATTTTTCAAAGGGAACATTTTATAATTCAGGAATATGAGAGAAAAGCAGA gctattaaagaaagaaataaaccagaTAAAGTCTGAATATTCAGTCCTGCAGACGAGGTCTTCCAA GATGAAACAAAATGACCAAAGCAAAAATGATAAAACTGAAAGAATTCAAAAG GTCCGCAGTATGTGGACACTTATAATGGAAATTCTTACATCTctcaaaaatgaaaaggaagttgTGGATTTTGTACTTGAAGGTTCTGTTGATCAGTGCATTTTAGATGGAACTAACATTGTTTTCAGTGTTCCACAACTGTTGGCTCACAGACTTGAAAGTGACATACACCAA ACTTGTACAGGAAATTTATATGAAGctgaaaaactgaatttcttAACAGTCATTCAGTTATTAAATGAAGCCCTGAGGACATTGAGAGATGAACACTGTCAATTTAACCTATGTGTGGTCACTGAGGATAGTATTAAGTCCTTCAATGAGTTACTACAGCGTTTGGAAGCAAAGAG CCTAAAACTAGAGGAACAACGCTGTGTGTCGAGTGGATCTATTTCTAAAAAACAGGAAGACTGGGAAGTGAAGTGGAAAAACTATCTTGGCCTGTGTCCTTTTAATTTAATCTTAGATCAGAATGAG gaacTGCATTTGTCAAGAGCTTCGCCACCCCTTTCTTTTAATCTTGCAGAAGAAGATGAGGATGGTGCCCCTTACCAACACGTAGTATCAGTTTCAG ATGCATGTGACTCTATTCATGAAGTATGTTATGCAAAAGGTGGTGAGGCATTGGAAGCTCTGATGGATAAGTCAACATCACCATCAAGATG GATCTCTTCAGTGCCTTTGGAGTTGtcaaaagcatctgaaaacagAGATGTGTTAATTGAAAAG AACCTGCATATTGAAACttgcaagggagaaaaaatgcCTGTGAGTCCAAAGATCTcaaaaaatggaaagaatgagTCTACCATTTCAGAAATGTGGCAGAATGCAGGTGATCATGTTATCGAGACAGAGTCTGCTGTCAAAAAAGAAGACCCTTTCAAGAAAACTGGAGATGAACTGGCAGAAGAG GTTGTAAAAACAGTGATATCTGGGTTGCCTCAGAGTGGCGAAGGAAAAGGAATGGCATTAGAAGATATCATTAGCTCAGTGTTTTCTAACCCATTTTTAACAAGAAACGAAATTCCTCGAACTCCAGAAAATCTGC TTACTGAAATTAGAAGCTCATGGAGAAAAGCTATTCAGACTGAGGGCTCATCAGACATAGAGCTGGCCCCAACTGAAGTAATGATAGAAGCTCCAATGGATGCTGGACCTATAATGCAGGAGGTGGCAGACTCTAGATTTGTGTGCATGGCCCCTGACTTTGATCCTCTCTTGTCAGAAGGGGAGTCCCAGTTGAGTTCTGTAGAATTTGGACCTCAAGAGCAGATGGGGATAAGTCATGTCATTGAGTCTCCAGCTTCGGAAACACCTGAAATGCAAGAGagtgagagaaataaaacacaagaattaaaatacattgttttgaaCAGAAGTTCTGTAGACAATCCAGAAAAGCCTACACTTCAGTATGTAAAGAGCAGCATGAATACTCCAGATATTTGTTCAGAAGACAGTAGCAGAACAAATGTTCTACCTTCAGGCCACATTCAGGGTTCTATAATGAATAGTATGCAGCACTGGAATGTATATCCACCATTAAGTTCTACCAGTCCTAAAGCTGGCCAGTCGGGCATATTGGATGAGACATTTCCAGAAGAACTTGGTGACTTCAGTTTCAACAAATCTGCAAGCTCAGAGCTTGATTTTGATTTAATAGACAGCATGTACTTAGCAGGTGGTTCAGAAAATAAGGGGGATATTAAAAAATCAAAGCTAGATCTACAGTCCTCATTCAACACATGCGAAGTGCTGAAAATGTCTGAATCTAGAAGTGAAGAAGAGCTTCATCAAACTCCTAATGGGGATGAATTTGTAGGTTGTAGATCAGACCTAAGCCTTGCAccagaaaaaagaggaaaatgggaaTTGTGCAGTCCTCCAGAACTCTTCTCACTGGATGAAGAATTTACCAAAATGCCATCGCCACAATCTCATAATGAGAGAAAATATTCCCTTTCATCTTTACTGGTATCCTGTCAAAATCTGGAGAAAATGGCATCAATGGTAAACGAAATCCCACCAGACTTAATACGTAAATTGAAGG aTAAAGATAATTGA